The following proteins are co-located in the Vigna unguiculata cultivar IT97K-499-35 chromosome 9, ASM411807v1, whole genome shotgun sequence genome:
- the LOC114164331 gene encoding uncharacterized protein LOC114164331 gives MSTLSSKHSLTNPTPTTVFFLFFALQISTILAGSPHVINFRSPNLFPEGLAWDPTGQHFLVGSLRHRTISAISDAGVVETLVSDPSLPENVTILGLAVDSRNNRVLAALHAGAPLPPFNALAAYDLRSGRRLFLSALPSAEGDEKRAIANDVAVDFKGNAYVTNSVGNYIWKVSEKGEAWIFSNSARFTEHPVIIDEKFSSCGLNGLVYNGKGYLLVVQSNTGKMFKVDEDDGVARLVLLNEDLVGADGVALRNDGVVLVVSLKRVWLVKSNDGWSQGVVFDKIDLDDEGFPTSIVVRERERAYVLHGRVMEGILGNWSESFKIEEVRSPREGESENVWMYVMVGIGLAYFLFWRFQMKQLVNNMNKKIN, from the coding sequence ATGTCAACACTGTCATCCAAACACTCCCTTACCAATCCCACACCCACCACcgttttcttccttttcttcgcCCTCCAAATTTCAACCATTCTCGCCGGCAGCCCCCACGTCATCAATTTCCGCTCCCCGAACCTCTTCCCGGAAGGGCTAGCGTGGGATCCCACAGGGCAACACTTCCTGGTCGGATCCCTCCGCCACCGCACCATCTCCGCGATCTCCGACGCAGGGGTGGTAGAAACCCTAGTCTCCGACCCCTCCCTTCCGGAAAACGTCACCATCTTGGGCCTCGCCGTGGACTCCCGCAACAACCGCGTCCTGGCGGCGCTCCACGCTGGGGCCCCTTTACCTCCGTTCAACGCGCTCGCCGCCTACGACCTCCGCTCCGGCCGCCGCCTCTTCCTTTCTGCCCTCCCCTCTGCAGAAGGCGACGAGAAACGCGCCATCGCGAACGACGTCGCAGTGGACTTCAAAGGTAACGCGTATGTGACGAACTCGGTGGGAAACTACATCTGGAAGGTCAGCGAAAAGGGAGAAGCCTGGATCTTTTCAAATTCCGCAAGATTCACCGAACACCCAGTGATCATCGACGAGAAGTTCAGCTCCTGCGGCCTAAACGGTTTGGTTTACAACGGCAAGGGTTATCTCCTGGTGGTTCAGAGCAACACGGGGAAGATGTTCAAGGTGGACGAGGATGACGGCGTGGCGAGACTTGTGCTCCTTAACGAGGATCTCGTGGGTGCGGACGGCGTGGCTTTGAGGAACGACGGCGTGGTTTTGGTGGTGTCGTTGAAGAGGGTGTGGTTGGTGAAGAGCAACGACGGGTGGAGCCAGGGTGTGGTGTTTGACAAAATTGACCTTGATGATGAGGGTTTTCCCACTTCGATTGTGGTGCGGGAGAGAGAGAGGGCTTACGTGCTGCACGGGCGCGTGATGGAGGGCATTCTGGGGAATTGGAGTGAGAGTTTTAAGATTGAGGAGGTGAGGTCTCCGAGGGAGGGTGAGTCGGAGAATGTTTGGATGTATGTGATGGTTGGAATAGGTTTGGCTTATTTCTTGTTTTGGAGGTTTCAGATGAAGCAGCTCGTCAACAACATGAACAAGAAGATCAATTGA
- the LOC114196213 gene encoding lecithin-cholesterol acyltransferase-like 1: MNKQGVVRIGFAPLTVVVVMLSVVCTCRTSTSGNLHPLILVPGNGGNQLEAKLSREYKPSSFICESWYPVGKKNKGWFRLWFDSSVILAPFTQCFAERMTLHYHPQLDDYFNTPGVLTRVPHFGSINSLLYLNPRLKHITEYMASLVDSLQKLGYADGETLFGAPYDFRYGLAAEGHPSQVGSKFLKDLKNLIEEASTSNGGKPVILVSHSLGGLFVMQLLIRNPPSWREKFIKHFIALSAPWGGAVDEMFTFASGNTLGVPLVEPLLVRGEQRSSESNLWLLPNPKIFGPQTPIVITPNKTYSAHDMVDFLKDIGFPEGVYPYETRIVPLIGNIPAPHVPVTCIMGTGVRTLETLFYEKGDFDDRPEISYGDGDGTVNLVSLLALQSLWKEEKSQYLKVVKIDGVSHTSILKDEVALNQIVREISAINSHADLDLGLSNVFSG, encoded by the exons ATGAACAAACAGGGTGTGGTGAGGATTGGGTTTGCGCCACTCACAGTGGTTGTTGTGATGTTGTCAGTGGTATGCACGTGCAGGACCAGCACGAGCGGGAACCTGCACCCGTTGATTCTAGTACCTGGTAACGGAGGGAACCAGCTAGAAGCCAAGTTGAGCAGAGAGTACAAGCCATCCAGTTTCATCTGCGAATCCTGGTACCCTGTTGGGAAGAAAAACAAAGGCTGGTTCAGACTCTGGTTTGATTCCAGTGTCATTCTCGCACCTTTCACACAATGCTTTGCTGAACGCATGACCCTTCACTACCATCCACAACTCGATGATTACTTCAACACCCCTGGAGTTCTCACTCGGGTCCCTCACTTCGGTTCCATCAACTCCCTTCTTTATCTCAATCCTCGTCTCAA GCATATTACCGAATACATGGCGTCCCTGGTGGATTCATTGCAAAAGCTGGGTTATGCTGATGGTGAGACTCTGTTTGGTGCCCCCTATGACTTTCGATATGGTCTAGCTGCTGAGGGTCACCCCTCACAAGTGGGTTCCAAGTTCCTAAAAGACCTAAAGAATTTGATAGAAGAAGCAAGCACTTCCAACGGTGGGAAGCCAGTGATACTGGTATCCCACAGTTTAGGAGGTTTATTTGTCATGCAACTCCTAATTCGAAACCCCCCCTCTTGGCGTGAAAAATTCATTAAACACTTCATTGCTCTTTCAGCTCCATGGGGTGGCGCTGTAGACGAAATGTTCACCTTTGCATCTGGCAACACTCTGGGAGTGCCCCTGGTGGAGCCTCTGTTAGTGAGGGGTGAACAGAGAAGCTCCGAGAGTAACCTTTGGCTTTTGCCTAACCCCAAAATTTTTGGTCCTCAAACACCAATTGTGATCACTCCAAATAAGACCTACTCCGCACATGACATGGTTGATTTTCTCAAAGACATTGGTTTTCCCGAAGGGGTTTACCCTTACGAAACACGCATTGTACCCTTGATAGGGAACATTCCAGCGCCACACGTGCCTGTAACTTGTATTATGGGAACAGGAGTGAGAACCTTGGAAACTTTGTTTTATGAGAAAGGTGATTTTGATGATCGCCCAGAAATTTCATATGGGGATGGTGATGGAACGGTGAATTTGGTGAGTTTGTTGGCGCTTCAATCACTATGGAAAGAGGAGAAAAGTCAATACCTTAAAGTGGTTAAGATAGATGGTGTGTCGCATACTTCAATACTCAAAGACGAAGTTGCGCTTAATCAAATTGTTCGTGAGATTAGTGCAATTAACTCTCATGCTGACCTTGACCTTGGTTTGTCCAATGTGTTTTCTGGGTAA